One window of Halococcus hamelinensis 100A6 genomic DNA carries:
- a CDS encoding asparagine synthase-related protein: MAALEDAASSLHDEPWYERETFETDDYALGLVHHGDRDPSGRLTYDDGDRAAVVNGAITNRDRLGLSTDELFESLFDDPAALLARLDGPFVVAAIDQTTDRLIVATDRLGTRPCYYLDDGTAFASGLAPLITRLDDPTVDERAVSDMLLMGYVWGEKTLVEGVTRLPPATVLEYRAGEVSTDRYWSPSFDALPDDGYLTRLADRYRTVIDDTAGTIDDDAGLWLSGGLDSRTMAGELARHAGRAFDDLEAYTYDANPSGGGNPALARRVADHLDIGIDQVELTPELFLERLGEAVDLTDGMLRWSSFLNLLSVYALPDDHAGVLMEGAGQGELMGHHLRRRHFTGTDSPVESMYWSEAMVDHGTVSDLLAADVDPLQSFVDTAERSDARTKKGTILEAHLDNYYARMTLASNEIPRSRAGTRVPFAHREFLEYVARLPLKYRIGTVPFTNGTIPFGVTPAKLTLTRDLNPDLATIRYERTGVAPKYPYPLHVAGFLTTTAAARLLKRTTYGGRSTTDEWYRNDPRVREFFDDLLERACERSVFDAETIRRLRREHLAGDADHMVTSIAAITTLELWMERNLD, translated from the coding sequence ATGGCGGCCCTCGAGGACGCAGCGTCGTCGCTCCACGACGAGCCGTGGTACGAACGCGAGACCTTCGAGACCGACGACTACGCGCTCGGGTTGGTCCACCACGGCGACCGCGACCCGAGCGGACGACTGACCTACGACGATGGCGACCGCGCCGCCGTCGTCAACGGGGCGATAACGAACCGCGACCGGCTCGGGCTCTCGACCGACGAACTCTTCGAGTCGCTGTTCGACGACCCCGCGGCGCTTCTCGCTCGGCTCGACGGGCCGTTCGTGGTCGCGGCGATCGACCAGACGACGGACCGACTGATCGTGGCGACCGACCGACTGGGAACCCGGCCGTGTTACTACCTCGACGACGGAACCGCGTTCGCGTCGGGTCTCGCCCCGCTGATCACCCGCCTCGACGACCCGACGGTCGACGAACGAGCCGTCAGTGATATGCTGTTGATGGGCTACGTCTGGGGCGAGAAAACCCTCGTCGAGGGGGTCACGCGTCTCCCGCCGGCCACGGTGCTCGAATACCGCGCGGGTGAGGTCTCGACCGACCGGTACTGGTCGCCGTCGTTCGATGCGCTTCCCGACGACGGCTACCTCACCCGTCTGGCGGACCGCTATCGCACCGTCATCGACGATACGGCGGGAACGATCGACGACGACGCCGGGCTGTGGCTCTCCGGCGGGCTCGACAGCCGGACGATGGCGGGCGAGCTCGCACGCCACGCCGGTCGGGCGTTCGACGACCTCGAAGCCTACACCTACGACGCGAACCCGAGCGGCGGCGGCAACCCCGCGCTCGCCCGTCGCGTCGCCGACCACCTCGACATCGGTATCGACCAGGTCGAACTCACCCCGGAGCTGTTCTTAGAGCGCCTCGGCGAGGCAGTCGACCTCACCGACGGCATGCTCCGGTGGTCCTCGTTCCTCAACCTCCTCTCGGTCTACGCGCTCCCCGACGACCACGCCGGTGTCCTGATGGAGGGTGCGGGGCAGGGCGAACTGATGGGCCATCACCTCCGGCGGCGTCACTTCACGGGCACCGACTCCCCCGTCGAATCGATGTACTGGAGCGAGGCGATGGTCGACCACGGGACGGTCTCGGACCTGCTCGCCGCGGACGTCGACCCGCTCCAGTCGTTCGTCGACACCGCCGAACGCAGCGACGCCCGGACGAAGAAGGGGACGATACTCGAAGCCCACCTCGACAACTACTACGCCCGGATGACGCTCGCCAGCAACGAGATCCCGCGGAGCCGGGCCGGCACCCGCGTGCCGTTCGCCCACCGCGAGTTCCTCGAATACGTCGCCCGGCTCCCGCTGAAGTATCGGATCGGGACGGTGCCGTTCACGAACGGGACGATCCCGTTCGGCGTGACGCCGGCGAAGCTCACGCTGACGCGCGACCTCAACCCCGACCTCGCCACGATCCGCTACGAACGAACCGGCGTCGCGCCGAAGTATCCCTACCCGCTCCACGTCGCGGGCTTTCTCACCACCACCGCCGCCGCACGGCTCCTCAAGCGAACCACCTACGGCGGTCGGAGCACCACCGACGAGTGGTACCGGAACGATCCACGGGTGCGTGAGTTCTTCGACGACCTCCTCGAACGGGCCTGCGAGCGGTCGGTGTTCGACGCCGAGACGATCCGACGCCTCCGCCGCGAACATCTCGCCGGCGACGCCGACCACATGGTGACCTCGATCGCGGCGATCACGACGCTCGAACTCTGGATGGAACGCAACCTGGATTGA